A single window of Rubripirellula lacrimiformis DNA harbors:
- a CDS encoding alpha/beta hydrolase fold domain-containing protein yields the protein MMMVCVAVCGVDSGGRLHAMAPEVRIETDLVYGADDSGYQKLDLYLPVDAGGRRPVVIFVHGGGWKGGSKASGKKHAAWLAEHGFVVASMDYRLTDVAGWPAQINDGYAAVRWIRDHADQYNLDRDRIGVWGTSAGAHLAILMGNRPDPQDHPTSSRVQAVCDWFGPSDLSTMPPNIVDETRSAAQVANSNGAKLLRATVSSVPELAQDASGLHHVTSDDPAILIMHGDQDTGVPIQQSQRLHQAARASGVKSQLHVVQGAGHGGKQFQTPEVRTEVLSFFQSTLMRSTETPSAVASSTNSSGWPQGSGPAADFSAAGPRPPDDWSVVRSRNIVWNKTLPETGQSTVTVWGDRIFFTTMEEVTADAELGQNIIAWCCDAGTGATIWNRKVTGQFPLRLSGCFSDSSAPPAVTDGQRVCFFNASGRISCFDFDGNELWTREVMPVGRTQPMIIDDGVAFIRQRYMPDDQGHFTHEHKDAPVEQWTQIECLDMRTGKTKWTTDCGVNMGCVPVLAERTDGRRVIVVGRGGGHSPPEHPEGISMLDAQDGSTLWTLPLPGFMSTMAFHLSQGNVLVFHDDQHLWIDENNGKVNRSVSFLNDVAVCRHSAEGWQIVNESLPAAKNKRAIIQQSNILAGQFHYFRSYSRPYLGRIHVQTGRVDYLQLPVQVKRSLTGDEQWLWDESGMSANVIAEVRKESKKRSSVIPIERWHFEPNDMKNSRGLVVMGDNRSMGTGWGHHASPIPTVVNQRLYVPIMNGTVYVIDSQAPRLDETALIAVNDLGQVGQSFQRAAISYADGKLYAHTIRQITCIGNQ from the coding sequence ATGATGATGGTTTGCGTTGCGGTGTGCGGCGTCGATTCGGGCGGTCGCTTGCACGCGATGGCCCCGGAAGTGCGAATCGAAACCGACCTCGTCTATGGCGCGGATGACTCAGGTTATCAAAAACTTGATTTGTACCTGCCTGTCGATGCCGGGGGACGTCGTCCCGTTGTCATCTTTGTGCATGGTGGAGGTTGGAAGGGGGGCAGCAAAGCCAGCGGCAAGAAACACGCAGCTTGGTTGGCCGAACACGGCTTCGTCGTGGCCAGCATGGACTATCGGCTGACCGATGTGGCCGGTTGGCCCGCACAGATCAACGATGGATATGCAGCCGTGCGTTGGATTCGAGACCACGCAGATCAATACAACCTGGACCGCGATCGAATCGGAGTCTGGGGCACATCAGCCGGGGCTCACCTTGCCATCCTGATGGGAAATCGACCGGACCCGCAAGACCATCCAACATCCAGCCGCGTGCAAGCAGTATGCGACTGGTTCGGCCCCAGTGACCTTTCCACGATGCCGCCCAACATCGTGGACGAAACACGATCGGCGGCTCAGGTTGCCAACAGCAATGGCGCCAAGTTGCTGCGTGCCACGGTTTCCAGTGTTCCGGAATTGGCGCAAGACGCCAGCGGTTTGCATCACGTCACTTCGGATGATCCGGCGATCTTGATCATGCACGGCGACCAGGATACCGGCGTACCGATCCAGCAAAGCCAACGTCTTCACCAGGCTGCACGCGCGTCCGGAGTCAAATCACAACTGCACGTCGTCCAAGGTGCCGGCCATGGCGGAAAGCAGTTTCAAACCCCCGAAGTTCGCACAGAAGTGCTCTCCTTCTTTCAATCCACTTTGATGCGTTCGACTGAGACGCCCTCCGCTGTGGCGTCTTCAACTAATTCGTCAGGGTGGCCACAGGGAAGCGGGCCGGCCGCTGACTTCAGCGCAGCCGGACCGCGACCGCCCGACGATTGGAGTGTTGTCCGCAGCCGGAACATCGTCTGGAACAAGACGCTGCCGGAAACCGGCCAAAGCACGGTGACCGTCTGGGGCGACCGGATCTTTTTCACAACGATGGAAGAAGTCACCGCGGACGCAGAACTGGGCCAGAACATCATTGCCTGGTGCTGCGATGCGGGTACGGGTGCCACGATTTGGAATCGCAAAGTGACCGGTCAGTTCCCGCTGCGACTTTCCGGTTGTTTCAGTGACAGTTCGGCGCCGCCTGCGGTCACCGACGGTCAACGCGTCTGCTTCTTCAACGCGTCTGGCCGGATCAGTTGCTTTGATTTCGACGGCAACGAACTCTGGACTCGCGAAGTCATGCCGGTTGGGCGGACGCAACCGATGATCATCGACGATGGGGTCGCGTTCATCCGTCAACGCTACATGCCCGACGACCAAGGGCATTTTACGCACGAACACAAAGATGCCCCCGTCGAACAGTGGACTCAAATTGAATGCCTGGACATGCGGACTGGCAAAACGAAGTGGACGACGGACTGTGGCGTCAACATGGGATGCGTTCCGGTGCTTGCGGAACGAACCGATGGACGACGGGTCATCGTTGTCGGCCGTGGCGGCGGACACTCGCCACCGGAACACCCCGAAGGGATTTCGATGCTGGATGCGCAAGACGGTTCGACATTATGGACGCTTCCGTTGCCTGGATTCATGAGCACCATGGCGTTCCACCTTTCCCAAGGCAACGTCCTGGTATTCCACGATGACCAACACCTGTGGATTGACGAAAACAACGGCAAAGTCAACCGATCAGTGTCGTTCTTGAATGACGTTGCGGTATGTCGGCATTCAGCCGAGGGATGGCAAATTGTCAACGAGTCGCTTCCGGCGGCAAAGAACAAACGTGCGATCATCCAACAGTCGAATATTCTTGCCGGTCAATTTCACTACTTCCGGAGCTATAGCCGCCCCTATCTAGGCCGCATTCATGTCCAAACCGGCCGCGTGGATTATCTGCAACTGCCGGTCCAAGTGAAGCGGTCGCTGACCGGTGACGAGCAGTGGTTGTGGGATGAATCCGGAATGTCTGCGAACGTCATCGCCGAGGTGCGGAAAGAGTCCAAGAAACGGAGTTCCGTGATTCCCATCGAACGATGGCACTTCGAACCCAACGATATGAAAAATTCACGGGGCTTGGTCGTGATGGGCGACAACCGTTCGATGGGAACCGGTTGGGGACACCATGCTTCGCCGATTCCGACCGTGGTCAACCAGCGACTTTACGTCCCGATCATGAATGGCACCGTCTATGTGATCGATTCCCAAGCCCCGCGATTAGACGAAACCGCACTGATCGCGGTCAACGATTTGGGGCAGGTCGGGCAATCGTTCCAACGAGCGGCAATCAGCTATGCCGATGGCAAACTTTACGCGCACACGATCCGGCAGATCACCTGCATCGGCAACCAGTGA
- a CDS encoding PrsW family glutamic-type intramembrane protease encodes MNWKTFLRQQTTQPVFLWQMVAVVLSIGVIGGVITSRLPHRYSPDSNSIGDVVAAVRQATLTSGGIDDLRNQNVPYEHLLIAFAFSADVDWIDPEQAASMIGDDGDRSTIAVELIRSVQDEVPTKTLVQMADQRVAYSRLAIGAFYLSQQRYEAAAKNFEAEVDVSDSPIARQFAVDCYNAANDVTAIRRLASDPQYQSLISPSDRLLIAESDQDWGKIFWIIPLLMAERMDNAMAAGLAVFAAAGWFVVLMQMGQADARTGVRWWLCLVGVALGCLSIWPTHLLNIWQEINWDLLEGDDWFQNVKYYVLGVGLREELAKLLLLLPLMPFLASRRNTIEALLVSASVGLGFAMVENMGYFSRSGGTDSMGRFLTANFAHIAMTGLIGLAVARVIWKQQDVSHALLVFLLVMLAHGFYDAAIAVPELSEYSIGGMILFILLAYAFFHEVRMAYVPRSETISLTATFLFAVSAMTATTFMYVSWQVGLIAAATLLATDIVSLALLVYMYLREMPNSLIR; translated from the coding sequence ATGAACTGGAAGACCTTCCTTCGTCAGCAGACGACTCAGCCCGTTTTCCTTTGGCAGATGGTGGCCGTCGTGCTTTCCATCGGGGTCATCGGTGGGGTGATCACCAGTCGTCTGCCGCACCGATATTCACCGGATTCGAATTCGATTGGGGATGTGGTTGCCGCTGTTCGGCAGGCGACGTTGACATCCGGCGGAATCGACGACCTTCGCAATCAGAACGTACCGTACGAGCACTTGTTGATTGCGTTCGCATTTTCCGCAGACGTTGATTGGATTGATCCTGAACAAGCAGCGTCCATGATCGGTGACGATGGCGATCGATCGACTATCGCTGTCGAGCTGATTCGAAGCGTCCAGGATGAAGTCCCTACAAAAACGTTGGTCCAAATGGCGGATCAGCGGGTCGCGTATTCTCGCCTGGCGATTGGGGCGTTCTACCTGAGTCAGCAGCGGTACGAGGCCGCGGCAAAAAATTTCGAAGCCGAGGTGGACGTGTCCGATTCACCCATCGCTCGCCAGTTCGCTGTGGATTGCTACAACGCCGCCAATGACGTCACGGCCATTCGTCGGCTGGCGAGCGACCCGCAGTATCAGTCGCTGATCTCGCCGAGCGATCGACTTTTGATTGCCGAATCGGATCAGGACTGGGGCAAAATCTTCTGGATCATTCCGCTTTTGATGGCCGAGAGGATGGACAACGCCATGGCGGCCGGTTTGGCGGTCTTTGCGGCGGCGGGGTGGTTTGTGGTGCTGATGCAGATGGGCCAGGCCGATGCTCGCACCGGCGTTCGATGGTGGCTTTGTCTGGTCGGCGTTGCCCTTGGTTGTCTAAGCATCTGGCCCACGCATCTGTTGAACATCTGGCAAGAGATCAACTGGGATTTGCTGGAAGGCGACGATTGGTTCCAGAACGTCAAGTATTACGTGTTGGGCGTGGGACTGCGTGAAGAACTCGCCAAATTGTTGCTGCTGTTGCCATTGATGCCGTTCTTGGCGTCACGTCGAAACACCATCGAAGCACTTTTGGTTTCGGCGTCGGTTGGGCTGGGGTTTGCAATGGTCGAAAACATGGGCTATTTCAGCCGCAGCGGTGGCACCGATTCCATGGGACGATTTTTGACCGCCAACTTTGCTCACATTGCCATGACGGGCTTGATCGGGTTGGCCGTCGCGAGGGTGATCTGGAAACAACAGGACGTCAGTCATGCGTTGTTGGTTTTTCTATTGGTGATGCTAGCGCACGGTTTCTACGACGCAGCGATCGCAGTTCCGGAACTAAGCGAATACAGCATCGGGGGTATGATCTTGTTTATCCTGTTGGCTTATGCGTTCTTTCACGAGGTTCGAATGGCCTATGTGCCACGCAGCGAAACGATCAGCTTGACAGCGACCTTCCTGTTCGCAGTATCCGCCATGACCGCGACGACGTTCATGTATGTCAGTTGGCAGGTTGGTTTGATCGCTGCGGCCACTCTGTTGGCGACCGACATCGTTTCGCTGGCCCTGCTGGTGTACATGTACCTACGCGAAATGCCCAACTCTTTGATCCGATAG
- a CDS encoding cupin domain-containing protein, with translation MQIPQDGNLFAGTDQVLPQELIEVVAGSANQSLRIKRIVSHGQATPPGQWYDQSQHEWVAVIAGEADLRFEDEAVARTMRAGDYVFIHAHRRHRVDRTSDSCPTIWIAVFYDADAY, from the coding sequence ATGCAGATCCCCCAAGATGGAAACCTGTTTGCGGGTACGGACCAAGTCTTGCCCCAGGAACTGATCGAAGTCGTGGCTGGATCGGCGAACCAGTCCCTTCGCATCAAGCGGATTGTTTCGCATGGCCAAGCAACGCCACCGGGCCAGTGGTACGACCAGTCGCAGCATGAATGGGTTGCGGTGATCGCTGGCGAAGCGGACCTGCGTTTCGAGGATGAAGCGGTCGCGCGGACGATGCGAGCGGGGGACTATGTTTTCATCCACGCCCATCGTCGGCATCGAGTCGATCGTACCAGCGATTCGTGTCCGACCATTTGGATCGCGGTCTTCTACGATGCGGATGCGTATTGA